In Tsuneonella dongtanensis, a single window of DNA contains:
- a CDS encoding YidH family protein: protein MTREQQDKPNSNDLAAERTELAEDRNIMAMERTFAGWIRTAFAAIGIGLAFRAVFGAFDPPWLARAIATLFILAGAALAWSAQRRMCATLARLHSHKLEGPSAPNFRLLAYAVVVGALVLVAGLWILNDGDLGAI from the coding sequence ATGACGCGGGAGCAACAGGACAAGCCGAATAGCAACGATCTGGCGGCAGAGCGGACCGAACTCGCCGAAGACCGCAACATCATGGCGATGGAGCGAACTTTCGCCGGGTGGATTCGTACCGCATTCGCCGCGATCGGCATCGGCTTGGCATTCCGGGCGGTTTTCGGTGCTTTCGACCCGCCGTGGTTGGCGCGCGCGATCGCGACCCTGTTCATTCTCGCCGGAGCCGCGCTGGCTTGGTCCGCCCAGCGAAGGATGTGCGCGACCTTGGCACGCCTTCACTCGCATAAGCTCGAAGGGCCATCCGCGCCCAACTTCCGCCTTCTCGCCTACGCGGTGGTGGTCGGTGCGCTGGTGCTGGTCGCGGGACTCTGGATCCTGAACGACGGCGATCTTGGCGCGATCTAG